Sequence from the Primulina huaijiensis isolate GDHJ02 chromosome 16, ASM1229523v2, whole genome shotgun sequence genome:
TTCTACTCTCATTAAAGAAGTCTCACAGAAACCTCATCGAGAAAACCAAGCTTTGAGTGTTGAAAAGTCTCAggttatttttcataagaaaaatGCTCTTGAACTGAAGCGTGCGGGGAATCTCGTTGAGGCCaaggaagaattaaaaaaagcAAAAGTTCTCGAGAGAAAGATAGAAGAGGAGGAACTTTTGGGTCAGGCTGATGATTCTGACGATGAACTATCATTACTGATGCGTGGTATGACCactgatgaaaatgatgatttttcTGCAAGATTTAAATCTGATGCTAATTTTGATTTAGATCAGTTTGTAGTCCTTTCCGATGATCTTGGTGTTCATGGTAATTTTGAAGTGACTGATGAAGATATGGATGATCCAGAAATGGCTTCTGCTTTGAAATCACTGGGTTGGACTGAAGATACCAATGGTGGGGATTTTCTGGACGATAATGTGATTTCTAACAGGGAATCATTAGTAATTGAGGTTCAATCTTTAAAAAGAGAGGCTGTGATACAAAAAAGGGCTGGTAAAACTGCAGAGGCAATGGCACTGCTAAAGAAGGCaaaagtacttgagaaggaacTCGAGGGCTCTGATACTCACGGATCTTTCATAGTTAACCAAGGTTCTATCTCCCAATCCGTGGGTGAACCATCCTTTTCAACCAAGGAAACTGTCGAAAATTTGAACCCCTCGAACAATACCAGCAGTAGTAAACTGGCTGTCCAAAAAGAGCTTATATCCCTGAAGAAGAAGGCTCTATCTCTCAGAAGAGAAGGCAGATTCGATGAGTCGGAAGAAGAACTGAAAAGGGCTAAGGTTCTTGAGGAGCAGCTTGAGGATATGAATAAAACTCCCTCTATCACACTGCCAAGTACCGGAAACAGGCAGATTCCTGACAAGGGGAATATGACTTCCGGTGACAGAGATGAAGAGGAAGTGACTGATCAAGATATGAATGATCCGTCTTATCTCTCTCTTTTGAAGAACATGGGGTGGGAGGATGAAGATAATGCGAAAGTTCCATCTGATACATCTAAAGAAAAAAACAAGGGCTCAAAGTACAGGAGTGGATCCTCTATTATAGAATCTATTTTTGATGTCCAAGCTGAGAAACCTAGAAAAAGTAAGAGTGAAATCCAGAGGGAATTGCtaaaattgaaaagaaaagcTCTCACTTTGAGACGCCAAGGGGAGAACGAGGAGGCTGATGAAGTGCTGAAAATGGCAAAATCATTGGAGGCGCAATTGCAAGCATATGAAGAACCAACACAACCAGAAGTTTCATATGGAAATAATGAAGGAAGTGCATCCGTTGATGCCCTCCAAAATACCGTATTATCGCTTCGGGTCGATCCGCATAAGAACAAaattggagattcaagaaaCCTTGAAAATGTTGGACATGACAAACCTGAAGAGATACCTCATGAGAATGAAGAGTCATTTACTCATGAATTGACTTCCTCTCAGGCTGCAGATACTCAACCGCATTTTAGTTCCCTCCAAACAGAAATCTTGGCTCACAAGAGGAAGGCAATCACCTGTAAAAGAGAAGGAAAATTAGCTGAAGCAAAGGAAGAGCTTCGGAAGGCAAAGCTCTTGGAAAAACGTGTGGAGGAGGAAACATCTCATACAAGCACTAAATTTAATAATCCTTCAATAACTGAAGTCTCTTCCTCGGATAAGAAAGAGGCTAATACTAGTTCCGCAGTGAAACCATTATCCAGTCGTGAACGGTTTAAATTACAGCAGGAGTCCCTTAATCATAAGAGACGAGCACTGAAGCTTAGAAGGGAAGGAAAAACAACAGAAGCTGATGCTGAATTAGAATTGGCGAAAGCCCTTGAATCTCAGTTGCAAGACTCGGAATCTTTGGATTCTTCTAAAATTTCTGAACCAGTTGATGATGTTAGTGTCGAGGATTTCCTTGATCCTCAGCTATTGTCTGCTTTGCGGTCACTTGGATTGGAAGATTCCCAAAATACATATCGTGATGCAGAAAGACCAGAGCCACCCATGTCTAACGTAGATAATAGTAACAGCGAGAGAGATCAGTTAATGGAACTGTGGAAGGCTGAGAAGGTAAAGGCAGTGAACTTGAAACGTTTGGGAAATCAAGCTGAGGCGTTGGATGCCCTTCGACGTGCCAAGCTTTACGAGAAGAAGTTGCAGTCCTTAACTTCAAGATGATGGATTGTTGGTATTTCTTTCAGCGGTAACAGTCCAATTTATTTGGAGCATTACTTTAAATATGAGCTTGAGTTAGCTGCGGTTTGTTCTTATTCCAGAAAATAGATCTGAAATGTGCTTTAAGCAATTTGTGCCATGTATTTCGTGAAGTTGTATTATAGGAGACACTGTATTCTTTTTCACGATCATGAAAGGATTGTTGTTAGCTAAAATCTAGACATGGATTCCACGTTgtgtttttgttttgaaaaatgtGTTGCCTTTTTCTTCTTTGCATGTAGAGTGTGATGTTCTTAATATCGATTGAGGTTGTGCAAGCTAATTCACCTGCAATGCCTAAAGCTTGAACTTGTGCACTGAATCTACCTGCTGGGGTAAGATGTGGACTTGTAGCTTCAGTCATCTAATTCTTTTATGTTCGACTTTAATATGTATTTATAAAAGACGTGCCAGTGCACGTTGCATGTGAAGAAAGAGAAAcacacccccccccccccccccccccccaactaTGAACAATACAACTTGTGCGATGTAGATGCAGAAACTAAGCAGATACTGTAAAAACTCCCATCCACGCTGCCTACTCAATGGTCCTGTCCAGATTGGGATAAACATCCCATCCCCGAGCTCAAtacaaatgtttaatttttgGGATGGATTTTGAACCCGTAAAAGGACAGATGACCGAGTGAGCTCGCAATGCTCAGTTTGTTTTCAATCACTACTATACTTCTTCAGAAGCTCCATTGGtatatgattaaaaagaaaaaaacaaaagttaCATTGGTATACAAAAAGAATTGGTTTAAAAAATCGATCAGaccatcaaataaaaaaattacatcgaAACATATAGCTGAAGGGGAACATATAATTTTTGACAGGCCTTGGTAATCAATATTATAATACATCCTGAATGAACATgcaaatataaataacaaaattaataGAAACCAGAAAATCAAGTCGAAGATTTCTTGAGTTCTTAATTGGAGCTATTTTTTGATGTCATATTTCTTGAATGTGACTCACTTGGTGATACAAACACAATTGATTGTCTTGACCTTCACGTGAGCTCATAAGGTAATGGTACCATGCATGTCTGCAACATAAAtagttttgttttcttttcacagAGTGATCAACTTGAAGATATTAAGGCGACCGAAAATTCCAGTCTCTTGTTAACAAATGTTGCATGGTATTCTCTTCTTCTTTTCATTTCTGATCCTAACAACTCTGCCATCCAATAGATTTCCTTACACATCGAATGAGACTTATCACCCGACGAAAATCCATGCAAATATGCTGAATCATCGACATGGTCGATGTCTGCCCAACTAAAACCTATTTCTTTTGTGACTCTCCTATCTCTCATCGTGGCCCTCAATTTTGCTACCTTTTCCCACTTCCCTTTCTCAGCAAATAAGTTAGACATTAATACGTAAGAACCAGATTCATTGGGTTCCATAGCAATCAAAGCATCGGAAACCCTCGTAGCCATCTCCACATTTCCGTAAATCCTACAAGAACCTAGCAAGCTTTGGAGCACAGATAATCCTGGACCTCCAGGAATCTGATTCATGAACTGTTCAGCTGCATCCAGCCTACCTGCTCGGCCCAACATATCGACAATGCAAGAATAATGCTCAGGAGTAGGTTCGATAGAATGGTCATTGATCATTGAACTGAAAATTTCAAGCCCTGAATCAACCATTCCATTCCGACTACATGCTGTTAACACTGAGAGGAATGTGATTGAATCAGGCTTCACATCTTCCATAACCATTTCTTTGAAATGATTCATGACTGATTCATAGTCCCCGTGCCTACAATAGGCTGAGATTATTGCAGTCCAAGAAACTTGACTTCTCTCTGTCAACTCACTGAAGATCTTCTGGGATTCACATATGTTCCCACGCTTTGCATACATATCGAGGAGTGCACCAGAAACGACAGGATGGGTATTCAATCCTAGTTTTCTTATAAAACAGTGACAAAGTTGGCCCTGCCTTAGAGAAAGTGATTCAGAAGAGGCAATTGCGTGCAAGACGCTTCCAAATGTATAAAGATTTGGTCTTGACTCAAACGAAACCAATAAAAACACCTGTAAAGCTTCTTGATACTTTCCATTTAGCGAATACCCGGATAATAGAGCATTCCATGATATAATATCTCTATAGTTGAGCTCTTCAAAAACCATAATGCATTCTTCCATGAAGTTAAACTTACCATACATAGTAATAAAACAATTTGCGACATTCAATTCTGAGAGGAAATTTGACTTGATACATAATCCATGTACCACTTGGCCTTCTCGCACCATACTATTTGTTGTTATGGCATGGATTAACCCAACAAAAGTAACATCATTTGCATAAATTTCATGTCTTCTCATCTCCCTAAATATGTTCACAGCATCGGCCTCATTTATGGTAAGCATTGTGGTCCACGAAACTACATTCCGGTCAACAATATTCTCAAAGATCAATCGGGCATCTTCAACAATCGCACACTTTGAATACAATGACATCAGAACATTACAAACCGAAACATGTGTTCTGTACCCTCTTTTCATTGACAAAGTATGCACTTGCTTCCCAAAATCCAAGTTTCCTTTCTGGCTGCAAGCTGTAATTACGCTAGTGAATGAGACATGATCCAGAGAAATGCCCCCTCTCACCATTTGAACAAATGCTATAATGGCTTCCGATCCGTAACTCCCCTCCTGAGCATAGCCCGAGAGGATTGAATTCCAAGAAACTAAATCTTTGTGAGGCATTTCAAAGAAAACTTTTTCAGCTTCCAAAAGTTTTTCACATTTTGAGTACAATGTCACTAGTGCATTTCCAACAAAAATCTCATTGTTCAAACCAAACTTGAAAACAAGACAATGCAGCTGAATCCCAAAACCCAGCTCATAACAATCAGCGCAATGCGCAAGAACACTAGTATAAGTTATTGCATCAAAGCCAATAGCTGCCGAATGCATATCACAAGCAAAAACCAGTGCATCTCTGCTATCTTCAAACCCTGATATAACCGTATTATAAGAAACAGTATCAGGGTGCGCCAAGTCCTCGAAGATAGATAAAGCCTTGCTCAAGTCCCGCGATTTACAGTACATATTCATCAGAGAGTTACACACAGAGACATAAGACATATAACCAGAAGCTGTAACAAAACCATGGATTTGCGAACCAAGTTTCGTGTCCCCACGACAAGCCTTAAGGGCGACAGTAATGGCAACTTCGTCAATATTGGAGAGACCCTTTTGATTCTGTTTCTTGAAAACACTAATCGACTCATCATGGCGATTCTTGTGTATGACATTGTGAAAAGATGAAAGGCATGGCTTCGGAATTTCATCAAGCAGGTAGTGCCCATGATAAAACAAGCCAAAGTTCTTGCGACATCCAAATCCTTGTATCGGTACTTCGTTGAGGATTTTGAGTTTCAGTTGGCGGGGTATCATCAAAATCTTCTGTTCTATGGTCCAAGAAAACTTTAttacatttttcaaaatatattttgtataaaatctgaaaatttataattagtaatttaaagcaaataaaaaattaacgaTGCCCTGATTTGATTTTAAACTAATTTCATTTGGATCTAACATAAGcagatgaaaagaaaaaaacatgCGGTTCGATGAAATTTAAAGGAGaagtgaataataataatattgaaaagaGACGAAAAAATGTATTATCAATAATTTACGTAAAATTAAGACAAAAAATTAtgcgagacggtctcacgggtcgtatttgtgagaagaatctcttatttgggtcatccataaaaaagtattactttttatgctaagagtattactttttattgtgaatatgggtaaggttgacccgtctcacagattaagattcgtgagacggtctcacatgagacccactcaatttatcaatcaaataattttaaaagagtaggtctcatgtgagatcgtctcacggatcttaatctgtgaaacgggtcaatcctactgatattcaccatagaaagtaatactcttagcataaaaagtaatactttttcatgaatgacccaaataagagatccgtctcacaaatatgatTCGTAAGACTGtcgcacacaagtttttaccatttaaaaatatatttatttttacagaaatatttaatataaggaAATATGTACTTTAAATAGATGtaatatatcatatatgatGTATATTACAACTTTAACCGGAATATATTTTAAtggttttttaattaaaatattataaaaatcaaataaagtatATCAAAATATGACAAATTGtatgcttttaaaaatttatataattccttcacatatttatataaaatttatattttatatgttttctGGTTAACCAGTTCAAATTGAACAAGTTCActcgaaaaataaattttaaaaaataaaaaagttggaatccgagaaaaaaaatatatcggATTCCAAGTCATTTTAAGGGCAACTTTGTAAAAAATACttacttttttttaactttttctttacTCATCTTCACTTCTAAACTTAGTTTTTACTCCCCATTCTTTTAAAATTCCCAATAATGCccttatcttttttttttttaatggtacATGACATTGTTTTTCCTATCGAGCCTGTTCTGAAAGGCATGTAGCCTAAAGATATACAACTACGCAAGGTTTCCAGCTTATATACCTTATTCATAtgatcgaatttttttaatggtcATCATGCTCCCGTTAATAAATTGAACAGTTTATCTCTTTGACCAGAGTGCCGTCGGGTTATATCCATTGGGTTTACAGACTGCTCCTCACAGCCTAATCACGCAATCGCAACATATGGTTCctgacgcagattccttcaatAGCCCTTAGCACAACCCTGTTTCGTTTCCTACCTGATGTATAGTAAAGTAGTTCAATTTGCAATTAATACATGATAGGAGCAAAACCTTAgttcttttattcaaacataacaaattattattacatagtaacattttttttttaatgaaatatgaTTTCCATTAAATGGTAAAAAAGATAAGTTCGGTACAATAATAATGAATGAAACACAGACCCTACTATGTCGCTAAATACAATACACAGAAACATGGGGTATACCCCAGATCCTAATAGAAGCACTATATCAGTGAGACGAGCATGCATCATGTAGTTTTGTTTGTTCGAGGGCACCATTGCAGCAGAGAGTCTGTACTTCGCAGGCACATGGCACAAATAACTAATAAAGGTTAACCAGAGCATACACTGAGAATGCTATGTCTCCATCTCACTCAGCTCTAGATTGAAAGCAAACTTGAAGGGTGTATTATATATGAAAAGCAGGTAGAAAACATGTGAACAAGTACACGGGGCATACCCCGGAGGCCAGAACAACTACACGTGGCATACCCCGGCCTATAACCAAACGCAGAACACGACACCCATCACGAACCCAGTTGATAATGAATTAGACAACAAGGGCAAACGCCACAAACCATAAGACTGAACAAGAGGTAAATCCCACCGAGCATCACAGCTTGAGAGCCACCCCCTAGCTTTGGACTTGACAAGATTAGTATCCAGAGAAGGATTGGCCAGATCCCAAACATGGGCGAGAGCCTGGAGTCGATTGTGAGTATCCATCCCACTCAGCACATAATCAAGACTTATCGTTAGACCAAGTACACGGGGCATACCCCGGAGGCCAGAACAACTACACGGGCATACCCCGGGAGTCTAAACTCAAAGAAATGTAACAGAAACACAGACATAAAAATAGCAACAACTACAAGGGCACACTTCTTGAGTCAACACAAATGAAAGGCTAAAACCCCAGATTCTATCAAGAATTGTAGATAAGAAAATCCATTAGTGTTTTCATAATACGAGCAACGAAGCCTACTGAACCTGTTAACTCCGATTAAACAATGAACCGAAGACCAGCAACATAAAAAGTGCAATCTCCAGAACTCTTTGTGTCTTAACAGAGAGGAAAGCGCAGTAGTCGCAGCATCGCAATAGAATCCAAGCGAACTGAGCAACCCCACTCCGAGTAATGTCGCTTCATCTTCTAAGTATCCAAGCCAACCTAGCCATCTTCCATGGAGTCCCCTGCAAAATGCAACAAAACAAAGCCAGCACCCATTCCAAGTAATAAATGAAATACATTAAGCATtgaagaagggacatggaaacACAGTAGGTGTCACGAAAGCCAAATAAGTTATCCACACACGAAGCCCACCCCAACGCTTAACAAAATTGAGTACACTAAAAGCACTTGGCCGCTGTCCCATAACATATCCAACAAGACAATATCCAAATGTTTTTTCTACCGATTCAATCTCCCCACATACAATAACGACCTCACCAACTGGAGGTTCAATATATTTCAGCAAGGAAGATTCAACAGGAGCTCTATTGTCCTTGAATAGACTAGCAAAAGATTAGCTgaaattaaaacacacataaaGTAGatagaaaatattataatgttttgaaagaaaatgaagaggttgAATGATGCATTCATCTTCCTTCTGTCTTATTATTTATAGATGTCTTTTGCGGATTTGTTTTTCGGACTTCAAACTTTTTTCCATAACTTTTCTTTAATGCTTTCTAGCTGTGTTTGACACTATCTCTTGAGTGGGTCGAGTGGGTAGTTGAGTAGTCCCTCCACTTTTCTTGAGTTATCTTTTTCCTAGATCATTAATCTAGAAACAGCTTGTTCTTTCAGTTTTATCTCCTGGAATAAATAGTAAATATGGGTCTGGATCATATCAGCTGAGATTTCATTACCCGCTTCTTGCAGAAGTTTGTATATATCTTTGAAAATTACTAGTTGCTTTCTTGTTGCCCTAATCCGTCTTTTGGAAACCTTGAGATATGTAtaatgtaacgtccgaaaatcaacctacgtaaaccacatgcatgcaaattattttaattacttaattgttttatttaatttattttaaatgccaGCATGATATTTACtatatgattaaaggtatgattgcgtgattaaatgataatatgacatgattacatgaaatttgaggattttaaccgaatattcgataatagacaGGGAAAAAAAGACCGAGGACAACCAAGactagaataaatatttttcactaaatattttcaaggattcctaatatgattaaaaatgatttaatttttttaaaaatgttggagttcgaataattttacgagtcgagctcgatttttttcgagaagccggttttgggcaaacaagaagttttaaaagatcaaaaatattatttttaagaaactaattttataaaattttatgttttaattaaataagtgttattggactcaatttaattatttaaagtaggCCTAATTGCTCTTAAGCTTggaagcccaaaaccaaagctcatttacgggagaaggcctcaGAAGGAGTCCATTTatgagaaaaggccccagagagagcccgtctatgggagaaggcccccgagagAGCTCCGATGATCGTATTTTCACGATGAAGCCTACTGCCCACCCCCATGGatcatgtggagctgaagaccgatcagtcgaccaaagtataaatgctagtcactttcgatgatcaaacttcacccaaaatgataaaagattgaatgctttacgattaaatgattttatgatatatgatttatgcttaaaagatatttaaatgattttattatgcttaaatgatgtttaaatgattttaaatggtttatttatgctcaaaagctattttaaataaaagtatgatttttaaatgcttgtgattgtatatgtattatttgttactcatgtttagaacgcgCCGAATCATTAGACTTaataggtttgtatgatgcaggatttgatgatttgaggaggcgctgacgcttgagtggatcgagtgaaACAGTACACTCCTGAGAGACCCTTTCATTTTTCGCACTAActtgatagataaaagatttaaaggattatttttaatgattttattagagatttttatgcttaaattttatgttagttgatctttttaaaggtcgacataggatttttagttaattgatgatttagggatgtTTTGTtacacttgagatttcatatgttaaattattattattgttataaatgttaagttattttaattagtattttcgagtttaatatttatttttttttaaaaaaatagaggtCGTTTCATATAATACATTTTCTTTAGTTCCAAATTTCGTTTTAATTATTGTGTGATTTTCTTGTTCCCAAATACCCTATATTTATAGGTATCTTTGGGTCCAAGTCCTTTTGTTAGTGGACAAATCACATGCCTACTTTGCTTTTGTCGGGGAATCTTTATCTTTTGTTATCCCCATGGAAAAGTTATTAGGGTCACATGTCTACTTATTTTTGTCGGGGAATCTTATACTTTTGGTGTCCCCGAGGAAAACGTGGTTGTGGTCCTCACCACTTAGTCCTGTTTCTGCAGGATGCTTCCTGTCTGA
This genomic interval carries:
- the LOC140961248 gene encoding uncharacterized protein isoform X2, with amino-acid sequence MVLRGQGDSPVRICESCKALEEAARFEMRYGYKNRAGKGGSKLTSKKEEETFNQVLGDDNTAPSCSNIQEIVSQVEGDIVRNLSLEQPARSFSDVGAATPEDLRHQALVEKNKYRTLKADGKSEEAMRAYKRGKELERQAGALELSIRKNRRKALSSSSMDDIQQNKDDFKAPIEKNKSVTRITKEKDDLSSELKELGWSDLDLRDTEKKPVALTLEGELSTLIKEVSQKPHRENQALSVEKSQVIFHKKNALELKRAGNLVEAKEELKKAKVLERKIEEEELLGQADDSDDELSLLMRGMTTDENDDFSARFKSDANFDLDQFVVLSDDLGVHGNFEVTDEDMDDPEMASALKSLGWTEDTNGGDFLDDNVISNRESLVIEVQSLKREAVIQKRAGKTAEAMALLKKAKVLEKELEGSDTHGSFIVNQGSISQSVGEPSFSTKETVENLNPSNNTSSSKLAVQKELISLKKKALSLRREGRFDESEEELKRAKVLEEQLEDMNKTPSITLPSTGNRQIPDKGNMTSGDRDEEEVTDQDMNDPSYLSLLKNMGWEDEDNAKVPSDTSKEKNKGSKYRSGSSIIESIFDVQAEKPRKSKSEIQRELLKLKRKALTLRRQGENEEADEVLKMAKSLEAQLQAYEEPTQPEVSYGNNEGSASVDALQNTVLSLRVDPHKNKIGDSRNLENVGHDKPEEIPHENEESFTHELTSSQAADTQPHFSSLQTEILAHKRKAITCKREGKLAEAKEELRKAKLLEKRVEEETSHTSTKFNNPSITEVSSSDKKEANTSSAVKPLSSRERFKLQQESLNHKRRALKLRREGKTTEADAELELAKALESQLQDSESLDSSKISEPVDDVSVEDFLDPQLLSALRSLGLEDSQNTYRDAERPEPPMSNVDNSNSERDQLMELWKAEKVKAVNLKRLGNQAEALDALRRAKLYEKKLQSLTSR
- the LOC140960867 gene encoding pentatricopeptide repeat-containing protein At4g32430, mitochondrial produces the protein MIPRQLKLKILNEVPIQGFGCRKNFGLFYHGHYLLDEIPKPCLSSFHNVIHKNRHDESISVFKKQNQKGLSNIDEVAITVALKACRGDTKLGSQIHGFVTASGYMSYVSVCNSLMNMYCKSRDLSKALSIFEDLAHPDTVSYNTVISGFEDSRDALVFACDMHSAAIGFDAITYTSVLAHCADCYELGFGIQLHCLVFKFGLNNEIFVGNALVTLYSKCEKLLEAEKVFFEMPHKDLVSWNSILSGYAQEGSYGSEAIIAFVQMVRGGISLDHVSFTSVITACSQKGNLDFGKQVHTLSMKRGYRTHVSVCNVLMSLYSKCAIVEDARLIFENIVDRNVVSWTTMLTINEADAVNIFREMRRHEIYANDVTFVGLIHAITTNSMVREGQVVHGLCIKSNFLSELNVANCFITMYGKFNFMEECIMVFEELNYRDIISWNALLSGYSLNGKYQEALQVFLLVSFESRPNLYTFGSVLHAIASSESLSLRQGQLCHCFIRKLGLNTHPVVSGALLDMYAKRGNICESQKIFSELTERSQVSWTAIISAYCRHGDYESVMNHFKEMVMEDVKPDSITFLSVLTACSRNGMVDSGLEIFSSMINDHSIEPTPEHYSCIVDMLGRAGRLDAAEQFMNQIPGGPGLSVLQSLLGSCRIYGNVEMATRVSDALIAMEPNESGSYVLMSNLFAEKGKWEKVAKLRATMRDRRVTKEIGFSWADIDHVDDSAYLHGFSSGDKSHSMCKEIYWMAELLGSEMKRRREYHATFVNKRLEFSVALISSS
- the LOC140961248 gene encoding uncharacterized protein isoform X1, whose amino-acid sequence is MLEKIGLPPKPSLRGNNWVVDASHCQGCSSQFTFINRKHHCRRCGGLFCNSCTQSRMVLRGQGDSPVRICESCKALEEAARFEMRYGYKNRAGKGGSKLTSKKEEETFNQVLGDDNTAPSCSNIQEIVSQVEGDIVRNLSLEQPARSFSDVGAATPEDLRHQALVEKNKYRTLKADGKSEEAMRAYKRGKELERQAGALELSIRKNRRKALSSSSMDDIQQNKDDFKAPIEKNKSVTRITKEKDDLSSELKELGWSDLDLRDTEKKPVALTLEGELSTLIKEVSQKPHRENQALSVEKSQVIFHKKNALELKRAGNLVEAKEELKKAKVLERKIEEEELLGQADDSDDELSLLMRGMTTDENDDFSARFKSDANFDLDQFVVLSDDLGVHGNFEVTDEDMDDPEMASALKSLGWTEDTNGGDFLDDNVISNRESLVIEVQSLKREAVIQKRAGKTAEAMALLKKAKVLEKELEGSDTHGSFIVNQGSISQSVGEPSFSTKETVENLNPSNNTSSSKLAVQKELISLKKKALSLRREGRFDESEEELKRAKVLEEQLEDMNKTPSITLPSTGNRQIPDKGNMTSGDRDEEEVTDQDMNDPSYLSLLKNMGWEDEDNAKVPSDTSKEKNKGSKYRSGSSIIESIFDVQAEKPRKSKSEIQRELLKLKRKALTLRRQGENEEADEVLKMAKSLEAQLQAYEEPTQPEVSYGNNEGSASVDALQNTVLSLRVDPHKNKIGDSRNLENVGHDKPEEIPHENEESFTHELTSSQAADTQPHFSSLQTEILAHKRKAITCKREGKLAEAKEELRKAKLLEKRVEEETSHTSTKFNNPSITEVSSSDKKEANTSSAVKPLSSRERFKLQQESLNHKRRALKLRREGKTTEADAELELAKALESQLQDSESLDSSKISEPVDDVSVEDFLDPQLLSALRSLGLEDSQNTYRDAERPEPPMSNVDNSNSERDQLMELWKAEKVKAVNLKRLGNQAEALDALRRAKLYEKKLQSLTSR